A DNA window from Citrobacter tructae contains the following coding sequences:
- the fimA gene encoding type 1 fimbrial major subunit FimA, producing the protein MKRKLINSSVIASLMLVAGAAVAADPVSVSGGTVHFEGELVNAACAVSTQSADQVVTLGQYRTASFAAVGDTTAQIPFSIVLNDCDPAVAATAAVAFSGQADATNSALLAVSSGNNTTTASGVGIEILDNASTALKPDGATFSTAQALVEGTNTLRFSARYKATAAAATPGQANADATFIMKYE; encoded by the coding sequence ATGAAACGTAAATTAATTAACTCTTCTGTTATTGCCAGCCTGATGTTAGTGGCAGGTGCCGCAGTCGCAGCAGATCCGGTCAGCGTGAGCGGCGGTACCGTTCATTTTGAAGGTGAACTGGTTAATGCAGCTTGTGCGGTGAGTACTCAGTCAGCCGATCAGGTGGTGACATTAGGGCAGTACCGTACCGCCAGCTTTGCTGCGGTGGGTGATACCACAGCACAGATTCCATTCTCCATCGTGCTGAATGACTGCGATCCTGCCGTTGCCGCGACGGCAGCCGTGGCTTTCTCTGGTCAGGCGGATGCCACCAACTCGGCCCTGCTGGCTGTTTCTTCAGGGAATAACACCACCACTGCTAGCGGTGTAGGTATTGAGATTCTGGACAATGCGTCTACTGCATTGAAACCTGATGGAGCGACCTTCTCTACTGCCCAGGCGCTGGTAGAAGGGACCAACACTTTGCGTTTCTCTGCTCGTTATAAAGCGACCGCTGCAGCTGCCACACCAGGCCAGGCAAATGCCGATGCCACCTTCATCATGAAATACGAATAA
- the purE gene encoding 5-(carboxyamino)imidazole ribonucleotide mutase: MSSRNNPARVAIVMGSKSDWATMQFAAEIFEILNVPHHVEVVSAHRTPDRLFSFAESAEENGYQVIIAGAGGAAHLPGMIAAKTLVPVLGVPVQSAALSGVDSLYSIVQMPRGIPVGTLAIGKAGAANAALLAAQILATHDKELHQRLHDWRKAQTDEVLENPDPRGAA; this comes from the coding sequence ATGTCTTCCCGCAATAATCCGGCGCGTGTCGCCATCGTGATGGGGTCCAAAAGCGACTGGGCTACCATGCAGTTCGCCGCCGAAATCTTCGAAATCCTGAATGTCCCGCACCATGTTGAAGTGGTCTCTGCCCACCGCACCCCCGACAGGCTGTTCAGCTTCGCCGAAAGTGCTGAAGAAAATGGCTATCAGGTGATCATTGCAGGCGCAGGCGGTGCAGCACATCTGCCAGGCATGATTGCGGCGAAAACGCTGGTGCCAGTGTTAGGCGTTCCGGTGCAAAGCGCAGCGCTAAGCGGTGTAGACAGCCTTTACTCCATCGTGCAAATGCCACGCGGTATTCCAGTCGGAACGCTGGCGATTGGTAAAGCGGGCGCGGCGAATGCAGCCCTGCTGGCGGCACAAATTCTGGCGACACACGATAAAGAACTTCATCAGCGTTTACACGACTGGCGTAAAGCGCAGACCGATGAGGTGCTGGAGAACCCGGACCCGCGAGGTGCGGCATGA
- the ppiB gene encoding peptidylprolyl isomerase B, with the protein MVTFHTNHGDIVIKTFDDKAPETVKNFLDYCREGFYNNTIFHRVINGFMIQGGGFEPGMKQKETKEAIKNEANNGLKNTRGTLAMARTQAPHSATAQFFINVADNDFLNFSGESMQGWGYCVFAEVVEGMDVVDKIKNVSTGRSGMHQDVPKEDVIIENVTVSE; encoded by the coding sequence ATGGTTACTTTCCACACTAATCACGGCGATATCGTAATCAAAACGTTTGATGATAAAGCGCCTGAAACAGTTAAAAACTTCCTGGACTACTGCCGCGAAGGTTTCTATAACAACACCATTTTCCACCGTGTTATCAATGGTTTCATGATCCAGGGCGGCGGTTTTGAGCCAGGCATGAAGCAAAAAGAAACCAAAGAAGCTATCAAAAACGAAGCTAACAACGGTCTGAAAAATACCCGTGGTACGCTGGCGATGGCCCGTACTCAGGCTCCGCACTCTGCAACCGCTCAGTTCTTCATCAACGTTGCCGACAACGACTTCCTGAACTTCTCCGGCGAAAGCATGCAAGGCTGGGGCTACTGTGTGTTTGCTGAAGTGGTTGAAGGTATGGACGTGGTTGATAAAATCAAAAACGTTTCCACTGGCCGCAGCGGCATGCACCAGGACGTACCGAAAGAAGACGTTATTATCGAAAACGTGACCGTCAGCGAGTAA
- the fimI gene encoding type 1 fimbrial protein subunit FimI — protein MWQITYKGMTLAGMLCVMPALAQTVILESGRLHLRGQFVNGACTVASDSQSLRVQMGQYRTNAFGEPGSFASTSVPFSLRLTSCSADVYDHVGIAFAGVTPAEDPQVFLASGDASAASGIGLALFDEGQRQIIPNALPLHYAPILTQEMKFHFTARYRAVSEKITPGTLRSDVWFTLVYP, from the coding sequence ATGTGGCAAATAACTTACAAAGGGATGACGCTGGCGGGAATGCTGTGCGTAATGCCTGCGCTTGCACAGACGGTAATACTGGAAAGCGGTCGCCTCCATCTGCGTGGGCAGTTCGTCAATGGAGCCTGTACGGTCGCCTCCGATAGCCAGAGCTTGCGGGTGCAGATGGGGCAATATCGCACCAATGCTTTCGGAGAACCGGGAAGTTTTGCCTCGACCAGCGTACCGTTTTCGCTGCGCTTAACGTCCTGCAGCGCTGACGTTTATGACCATGTTGGGATTGCGTTTGCCGGCGTCACGCCTGCAGAAGATCCGCAGGTTTTTCTGGCTAGCGGCGATGCGTCTGCGGCCTCGGGCATTGGCCTGGCATTATTTGATGAGGGACAAAGACAAATTATTCCGAACGCGCTGCCGCTTCATTATGCCCCTATTTTAACGCAGGAAATGAAGTTTCATTTCACCGCTCGCTATCGGGCCGTCTCGGAAAAAATCACCCCGGGAACGCTTCGTTCAGACGTGTGGTTTACGTTGGTCTATCCCTGA
- the purK gene encoding 5-(carboxyamino)imidazole ribonucleotide synthase, protein MKQVCVLGNGQLGRMLRQAGEPLGIAVWPVGLDAEPAAVPFQQSVITAEIERWPETALTRELARHPAFVNRDIFPIIADRLTQKQLFDKLGLATAPWQLLADKNEWSAVFDKLGELAIVKRRVGGYDGRGQWRLRAHETEQLPDDCYGECIVERGINFSGEVSLVGARAHDGSTVFYPLTHNLHQDGILRTSVAFPQANAKQQEQAEAMLSAIMQELGYVGVMAMECFITPEGLLINELAPRVHNSGHWTQNGASISQFELHLRAITNLPLPTPVVNSPSVMVNLIGSDLNYDWLKLPLVHLHWYDKDVREGRKVGHLNLTDSDTARLSATLEALIPLLPPEYASGIIWAQSKLK, encoded by the coding sequence ATGAAGCAGGTTTGCGTACTTGGCAACGGTCAACTAGGGCGCATGCTGCGTCAGGCCGGTGAGCCGCTGGGGATTGCGGTCTGGCCCGTCGGACTGGATGCCGAACCCGCTGCCGTTCCCTTTCAGCAAAGCGTGATTACCGCCGAGATTGAACGCTGGCCGGAAACTGCGCTAACCCGCGAACTGGCGCGTCATCCGGCGTTTGTGAACCGTGATATCTTCCCGATTATTGCCGACCGCCTGACGCAAAAGCAGCTTTTTGACAAGCTCGGTCTGGCGACCGCACCATGGCAACTGCTGGCAGACAAAAACGAATGGTCTGCGGTGTTCGATAAACTCGGCGAGTTGGCGATCGTCAAACGCCGCGTCGGTGGCTACGATGGTCGCGGGCAGTGGCGTTTGCGCGCCCATGAAACCGAACAACTGCCGGATGACTGCTACGGTGAGTGCATCGTCGAGCGGGGGATCAACTTCTCTGGCGAAGTGTCGCTGGTAGGTGCCCGCGCGCACGACGGCAGCACCGTCTTCTATCCGCTGACCCACAACCTGCATCAGGACGGCATTCTGCGCACTAGCGTCGCTTTCCCGCAGGCCAATGCCAAACAGCAGGAACAGGCCGAGGCGATGCTCTCTGCCATTATGCAGGAGCTGGGCTATGTTGGCGTGATGGCGATGGAGTGTTTTATCACTCCGGAAGGCTTGCTGATCAACGAACTGGCTCCGCGCGTCCACAACAGTGGGCACTGGACGCAAAACGGCGCCAGCATCAGCCAGTTTGAACTGCATCTGCGCGCCATTACCAACCTGCCATTACCGACGCCGGTGGTGAACAGTCCTTCAGTGATGGTGAATTTGATTGGCAGCGACCTCAACTACGACTGGCTGAAATTGCCACTGGTGCATCTGCACTGGTACGACAAAGACGTGCGCGAAGGTCGCAAGGTCGGTCACCTGAACCTGACCGACAGCGATACCGCTCGCCTGAGCGCAACGCTGGAAGCGCTGATTCCCCTGCTGCCACCGGAATACGCCAGCGGCATTATCTGGGCGCAATCAAAGCTGAAATAA
- the folD gene encoding bifunctional methylenetetrahydrofolate dehydrogenase/methenyltetrahydrofolate cyclohydrolase FolD: MAAKIIDGKTIAQQVRSEVAQKVQARLAAGLRAPGLAVVLVGSNPASQIYVASKRKACDEVGFVSRSYDLPETTSEAELLELIDTLNADAAIDGILVQLPLPAGIDNVKVLERIAPDKDVDGFHPYNVGRLCQRAPRLRPCTPRGIVTLLERYNIDTYGLNAVVIGASNIVGRPMSMELLLAGCTTTVTHRFTKDLRRHVEHADLLIVAVGKPGFIPGEWIKEGAIVIDVGINRLENGKVVGDVVFEDAAARASYITPVPGGVGPMTVATLIENTLQACVEYHDVKDV; the protein is encoded by the coding sequence ATGGCAGCAAAGATTATTGACGGTAAAACGATTGCGCAGCAGGTACGCTCTGAGGTTGCTCAAAAAGTTCAGGCGCGTTTAGCGGCTGGATTACGCGCCCCAGGCCTGGCTGTTGTGCTGGTAGGTAGCAACCCGGCTTCGCAAATTTACGTCGCGAGTAAGCGCAAAGCCTGCGACGAAGTGGGGTTCGTCTCCCGCTCCTATGACCTGCCTGAAACCACCAGTGAGGCGGAACTTCTTGAGCTTATCGATACGCTCAATGCGGACGCCGCCATCGACGGTATCTTGGTCCAGCTACCGTTACCGGCGGGCATCGACAACGTCAAAGTGCTGGAACGCATTGCGCCGGATAAAGACGTCGACGGCTTCCACCCGTATAACGTCGGTCGCCTGTGCCAACGTGCGCCGCGCCTGCGTCCGTGTACGCCACGCGGTATAGTGACCCTGCTTGAGCGTTACAACATCGATACCTACGGCCTGAATGCCGTAGTGATTGGCGCTTCAAACATTGTCGGTCGCCCGATGAGCATGGAGCTGCTGCTGGCGGGTTGTACCACCACGGTAACCCATCGCTTCACCAAAGATCTGCGTCGCCACGTTGAGCATGCTGACCTGCTGATTGTCGCCGTCGGCAAACCGGGCTTTATTCCCGGTGAATGGATCAAAGAAGGTGCGATTGTGATTGATGTCGGCATCAACCGTCTGGAGAATGGTAAGGTTGTTGGCGATGTGGTCTTTGAAGATGCTGCTGCGCGTGCCTCGTATATTACGCCGGTACCGGGTGGCGTTGGCCCCATGACCGTCGCCACACTTATCGAAAACACGCTCCAGGCGTGCGTTGAATATCATGATGTAAAGGACGTTTAA
- the ybcJ gene encoding ribosome-associated protein YbcJ encodes MATFSLGKHPHVELCDLLKLEGWSESGAQAKIAIGEGLVKVDGVVETRKRCKIVAGQTVSFEGQSINVVA; translated from the coding sequence ATGGCCACATTTTCACTGGGTAAACACCCACACGTTGAACTCTGCGATCTGCTGAAGCTGGAAGGCTGGAGCGAAAGCGGCGCCCAGGCAAAAATCGCCATTGGCGAAGGGTTGGTGAAGGTCGACGGTGTAGTAGAAACGCGTAAGCGCTGTAAAATCGTTGCCGGACAAACCGTGAGCTTCGAAGGCCAAAGCATTAACGTCGTGGCATGA
- a CDS encoding methionine ABC transporter permease: protein MDDLLPDLTLAFNETFQMLSISTVLAIVGGLPLGFLIFVTDRHLFWQNRFVYLLSSVLVNIIRSVPFVILLVLLLPLTQFLLGNTIGPIAASVPLSVAAIAFYARLVDSALREVDKGIIEAAEAFGASPMRIICTVLLPEASAGLLRGLTITLVSLIGYSAMAGIVGGGGVGDLAIRFGYYRYETQVMIVTVVALIILVQVVQVLGDWLAKRADKRDRH from the coding sequence GTGGATGATTTATTGCCGGATTTGACGCTGGCGTTCAATGAAACCTTCCAGATGCTAAGCATCTCTACGGTGCTGGCGATTGTTGGCGGCCTGCCTCTGGGCTTTTTAATCTTCGTGACCGACCGCCATTTATTCTGGCAGAACCGTTTTGTATATCTGCTGAGTTCCGTTCTTGTGAATATTATCCGCTCGGTGCCGTTTGTGATCCTGCTGGTGCTGTTGCTGCCGTTAACCCAGTTTCTGCTCGGCAATACCATTGGGCCAATTGCCGCGTCGGTGCCGCTGTCGGTGGCGGCGATTGCGTTCTATGCCCGACTGGTCGACAGCGCCCTGCGTGAGGTTGACAAGGGCATTATTGAAGCGGCGGAGGCCTTCGGTGCCAGTCCGATGCGCATCATTTGTACCGTGCTGTTACCGGAAGCCAGTGCGGGTCTGCTGCGTGGGTTGACGATAACGCTGGTCAGTCTGATCGGGTATTCCGCAATGGCTGGGATTGTTGGCGGCGGCGGGGTAGGTGACCTGGCGATTCGCTTCGGCTATTACCGCTATGAAACCCAGGTCATGATTGTCACCGTGGTGGCACTGATTATTCTGGTACAGGTTGTGCAGGTACTGGGCGACTGGCTGGCGAAACGCGCGGACAAGCGCGACCGGCATTAA
- the mnmH gene encoding tRNA 2-selenouridine(34) synthase MnmH has translation MNDGTDYRAILLAGTPLIDVRAPVEFQQGAMPSAINLPLMNDDERAAVGTCYKRQGPEAALALGHQLVSGDVRQQRMNAWQTACHQHPEGILCCARGGQRSHIVQQWLRESGIDYPLVRGGYKALRQAAIQITEDLVQKPIVLIGGCTGSGKTQLVQLQPNGVDLEGLAHHRGSSFGRTVEPQLSQASFENLLAVEMLKTDSRQDLHRWVLEDEGRMIGANHLPECLRERMSQASIAVVEDPFELRLERLREEYFVRMHHDFTQAYGETQGWQEYSEYLHHGLFAIRRRLGLQRFAELTALLDVALQEQQTNGSTDAHMGWLIPLLNEYYDPMYRYQLEKKAAKIVFRGSWQDVNDWIQAH, from the coding sequence ATGAACGATGGAACGGACTATCGCGCGATTCTGCTCGCCGGTACGCCCTTAATCGATGTACGCGCGCCCGTTGAATTTCAACAAGGCGCGATGCCCAGCGCAATCAACCTTCCCTTGATGAACGATGACGAACGTGCCGCTGTCGGTACCTGTTACAAACGTCAGGGACCGGAAGCTGCGCTGGCACTTGGGCATCAACTTGTTAGCGGTGACGTCCGCCAGCAGCGGATGAATGCCTGGCAAACTGCCTGTCATCAGCATCCCGAGGGGATTTTATGCTGTGCACGCGGCGGTCAGCGTTCGCACATTGTGCAGCAATGGCTGCGTGAATCCGGTATTGACTACCCGCTGGTACGAGGCGGTTATAAGGCCCTGCGTCAGGCAGCGATACAGATAACCGAAGATTTAGTACAAAAGCCCATCGTCTTAATTGGCGGCTGCACCGGCAGCGGTAAAACGCAGCTGGTGCAACTGCAGCCGAACGGCGTGGACCTCGAAGGTCTGGCGCACCATCGCGGCTCTTCTTTTGGTCGCACGGTAGAACCCCAACTGAGCCAGGCCAGTTTTGAAAATCTGCTGGCGGTCGAGATGCTGAAAACCGATAGCCGTCAGGACCTGCATCGCTGGGTGCTGGAAGATGAAGGCCGCATGATTGGTGCCAATCATTTGCCCGAATGCTTGCGTGAACGCATGAGCCAGGCGTCTATTGCGGTAGTGGAAGATCCCTTTGAGCTACGTCTCGAGCGGCTTCGTGAAGAGTATTTTGTGCGCATGCACCACGATTTCACCCAAGCCTACGGGGAAACTCAGGGCTGGCAGGAATACAGTGAATATTTGCATCACGGCCTGTTCGCTATCCGTCGTCGTCTGGGATTACAGCGCTTCGCGGAGCTGACCGCACTGCTGGACGTTGCCCTGCAAGAACAACAAACCAACGGAAGTACCGACGCGCATATGGGCTGGTTGATACCGTTACTTAACGAATACTACGACCCGATGTATCGCTATCAACTGGAAAAGAAAGCCGCGAAAATCGTATTCCGCGGCTCATGGCAGGACGTGAATGACTGGATCCAGGCGCATTAA
- a CDS encoding metal-dependent hydrolase: MPTIVTHAAVPLCLGLGLGLKAIPPRLLYAGVVLAMLPDADVLSFKFGIAYGNVFGHRGFTHSLLFAFVVPLLCVMIGRRWFKTGLIRCWLFLTVSLLSHSLLDSVTTGGKGVGWLWPWSDERFFAPWQVIKVAPFALSRYATPYGHQVIISELMWVWLPGAVMMGVLWWYRKH; the protein is encoded by the coding sequence ATGCCAACCATCGTTACCCACGCAGCCGTACCTCTTTGCTTAGGATTGGGTCTGGGACTCAAAGCCATTCCACCACGCTTGCTGTATGCCGGGGTTGTGTTGGCAATGCTGCCTGATGCCGACGTCCTGTCATTTAAGTTCGGCATCGCCTACGGCAACGTGTTTGGTCACCGTGGATTTACCCACTCGCTATTGTTCGCCTTCGTGGTGCCGCTACTGTGCGTAATGATTGGCCGACGATGGTTTAAAACCGGGCTGATTCGCTGCTGGCTATTCCTGACGGTTTCACTGCTGTCACACAGCCTGCTGGATTCGGTAACGACCGGAGGGAAAGGTGTTGGTTGGCTGTGGCCGTGGTCAGATGAACGCTTTTTTGCGCCATGGCAGGTGATTAAGGTCGCGCCGTTTGCGCTGTCGCGCTACGCCACACCGTACGGGCATCAGGTGATTATTTCGGAATTGATGTGGGTATGGCTACCAGGAGCCGTAATGATGGGGGTGCTGTGGTGGTATAGAAAGCACTAA
- the lpxH gene encoding UDP-2,3-diacylglucosamine diphosphatase: protein MATLFIADLHLCTEEPAITAGFLRFLAGEAQTADALYILGDLFEAWIGDDDPNPLHHEIATAIKTLADAGVPCYFIHGNRDFLLGKRFARESGMTLLPEEKVLDLYGRKVLIMHGDTLCTDDAGYQAFRAKVHQPWLQTLFLALPLCIRQRIAAKMRANSKAANSSKSLEIMDVNQNAVVSAMEKNQVQWLIHGHTHRPAVHELTASHQPAFRVVLGAWHTEGSMVKVTADDVKLIAFPF from the coding sequence GTGGCGACACTGTTTATTGCAGATCTTCACCTCTGCACGGAAGAACCGGCGATCACCGCCGGTTTTCTGCGTTTTTTAGCCGGTGAAGCACAAACAGCCGATGCGCTGTACATTCTTGGCGATCTGTTCGAAGCCTGGATAGGCGATGACGACCCCAATCCGCTGCACCATGAAATAGCCACCGCGATAAAAACGCTGGCTGACGCCGGTGTCCCCTGCTATTTCATTCACGGTAATCGTGATTTCCTGCTCGGTAAGCGTTTTGCCCGTGAAAGCGGCATGACCTTGCTTCCCGAGGAAAAAGTACTCGACCTGTATGGCCGCAAGGTACTAATCATGCATGGTGACACCTTGTGCACCGACGACGCTGGCTATCAGGCGTTTCGCGCCAAAGTGCATCAACCTTGGTTACAAACGCTGTTTCTTGCCCTACCTTTGTGTATTCGCCAACGCATTGCCGCTAAGATGCGCGCCAACAGCAAAGCCGCCAACAGCAGCAAATCGCTGGAAATCATGGACGTTAACCAAAACGCGGTAGTCAGTGCGATGGAAAAGAATCAGGTGCAATGGTTGATCCACGGCCATACCCACCGCCCGGCAGTGCATGAACTGACGGCCAGTCACCAACCCGCTTTCCGCGTGGTGCTAGGCGCATGGCACACCGAAGGTTCGATGGTTAAGGTCACTGCTGACGACGTTAAGCTGATCGCTTTTCCGTTTTAA
- the cysS gene encoding cysteine--tRNA ligase, with protein MLKIFNTLTRQKEEFKPIHAGEVGMYVCGITVYDLCHIGHGRTFVSFDVVARYLRFLGYKLKYVRNITDIDDKIIKRANENGESFVALVDRMIAEMHNDFDALNILRPDLEPRATHHIAEIIEITEQLIAKGHAYVADNGDVMFDVPTDPHYGQLSRQDLDQLQAGARVDVVDVKRNPMDFVLWKMSKEGEPSWPSPWGAGRPGWHIECSAMNCKQLGNHFDIHGGGSDLMFPHHENEIAQSTCAHDGEYVNYWMHSGMVMVDREKMSKSLGNFFTVRDVLKYYDAETIRYFLMSGHYRSQLNYSEENLKQARSALERLYTALRGTDKSVVPAGGEAFEARFIEAMDDDFNTPEAYSVLFDMAREVNRLKGEDMAAANGMAAHLRKLSGVLGLLEQDPEAFLQSGAQADDGEVAEIEALIQQRLDARKAKNWAAADAARDRLNEMGIVLEDGPQGTTWRRK; from the coding sequence ATGTTAAAAATCTTTAATACACTGACGCGCCAAAAAGAGGAATTCAAACCCATTCATGCCGGGGAAGTCGGCATGTACGTGTGTGGTATCACCGTTTACGATCTCTGTCATATTGGTCACGGACGTACCTTCGTTTCTTTCGACGTGGTCGCGCGTTACCTGCGCTTCCTCGGCTATAAACTGAAGTACGTGCGCAACATTACCGATATCGACGACAAAATCATTAAGCGCGCTAATGAAAATGGTGAGAGCTTTGTGGCGTTGGTCGATCGCATGATCGCGGAAATGCACAACGATTTCGACGCGCTGAATATTCTGCGCCCGGATCTTGAACCACGCGCTACGCATCATATTGCGGAAATTATTGAAATCACCGAACAGCTGATCGCCAAAGGCCACGCCTATGTAGCCGATAACGGCGATGTGATGTTCGACGTGCCGACTGATCCGCACTACGGTCAGCTGTCGCGCCAGGATCTAGATCAACTGCAGGCGGGTGCCCGCGTGGATGTGGTTGATGTGAAACGTAACCCGATGGACTTCGTGCTGTGGAAGATGTCCAAAGAGGGCGAACCTAGCTGGCCGTCGCCGTGGGGTGCGGGCCGTCCTGGTTGGCACATTGAATGTTCGGCGATGAACTGCAAACAGCTGGGCAACCATTTCGATATTCATGGCGGCGGTTCTGATCTGATGTTCCCACACCATGAGAACGAAATCGCGCAGTCCACCTGTGCGCACGACGGTGAATACGTCAACTACTGGATGCACTCCGGGATGGTGATGGTTGACCGTGAGAAAATGTCCAAATCGCTGGGCAACTTCTTTACCGTGCGCGACGTGCTGAAATACTACGACGCCGAAACCATTCGCTATTTCCTGATGTCCGGCCACTATCGTAGCCAACTGAACTACAGCGAAGAGAACCTGAAACAGGCGCGCTCTGCGCTGGAGCGTCTGTACACCGCGCTGCGCGGTACCGACAAATCCGTGGTGCCAGCTGGTGGTGAAGCCTTTGAAGCGCGTTTCATTGAAGCAATGGACGACGACTTCAACACGCCGGAAGCCTACTCCGTGCTGTTTGATATGGCGCGTGAAGTGAACCGTCTGAAGGGCGAAGATATGGCCGCGGCTAACGGCATGGCTGCGCATCTGCGTAAACTGTCCGGCGTACTGGGCCTGCTGGAGCAGGATCCGGAAGCGTTCCTGCAAAGCGGTGCGCAGGCGGATGACGGTGAAGTTGCTGAAATTGAAGCGTTGATCCAACAGCGTTTAGATGCCCGTAAAGCGAAAAACTGGGCGGCGGCAGATGCGGCGCGTGACCGTCTCAACGAGATGGGCATTGTGCTGGAAGACGGCCCGCAAGGCACCACCTGGCGTCGTAAGTAA
- the sfbB gene encoding virulence-associated ABC transporter ATP-binding protein SfbB translates to MIEIEKVCVDFTAGRGPSTRAVDDVSLRIGAGEIFGIVGTSGAGKSTLLRTLNALTRPSQGSVKVNGVEISALEGSHLRKARQRIGMIFQHFNLMHTRTVAQNVAFSLKAAGWERSKIAPRVTEILALVGLSDKANRFPVQLSGGQKQRVGIARAIANHPDVLLCDEPTSALDLETSATILALLKQINQQLGITIVLITHEMNVIKSICDRVAVMSGGKVVESGEVFDVFAHPQHAFTQQLVSHTLNLTLPERLRQHLPGQLLKILFIGDSAEQPVLSEVAVKFGVAVNILHGKIEYIGERALGILVVQLTAPHNPAAVDVAVEHIRQRTAQVEVIRG, encoded by the coding sequence ATGATTGAAATAGAGAAGGTTTGTGTGGATTTTACCGCAGGCCGTGGGCCGTCAACCCGTGCGGTTGATGACGTCAGCCTGCGTATTGGCGCAGGCGAGATATTCGGTATTGTCGGGACCAGCGGCGCGGGAAAAAGTACCCTGTTGCGAACGCTGAACGCCTTAACGCGCCCGAGTCAGGGAAGCGTAAAAGTGAACGGCGTGGAGATCTCTGCGCTCGAGGGGAGTCATTTACGCAAGGCGCGTCAGCGTATTGGCATGATCTTCCAGCACTTTAACCTGATGCATACCCGCACCGTGGCGCAAAACGTTGCCTTTAGTCTGAAGGCCGCGGGCTGGGAGCGCAGTAAAATTGCCCCGCGCGTGACGGAAATTCTGGCCCTGGTGGGCCTGTCTGATAAAGCTAACCGTTTTCCGGTTCAGCTCAGCGGTGGGCAGAAGCAACGCGTGGGTATTGCCCGTGCGATTGCCAACCACCCGGATGTGCTGCTCTGCGATGAGCCGACCTCGGCGTTAGATCTGGAAACGTCTGCCACCATCCTGGCGTTACTCAAGCAGATCAACCAACAGCTGGGGATCACGATCGTGCTGATCACCCACGAGATGAACGTGATCAAATCCATTTGCGATCGCGTGGCGGTCATGTCCGGCGGCAAGGTGGTGGAGTCCGGCGAGGTGTTTGACGTCTTTGCACATCCGCAGCACGCCTTCACCCAGCAGTTGGTGTCGCACACGCTTAACCTGACGCTACCGGAGCGCCTGCGGCAACATTTGCCGGGTCAGCTGTTAAAAATTCTGTTTATTGGCGATTCGGCGGAGCAGCCGGTGTTGTCTGAAGTGGCTGTTAAATTTGGCGTAGCGGTGAACATTTTGCACGGCAAAATTGAATATATCGGCGAACGGGCGCTGGGGATCTTAGTGGTTCAACTGACCGCGCCGCATAATCCTGCGGCGGTAGATGTCGCTGTAGAACACATTCGTCAACGTACCGCACAGGTGGAGGTTATTCGTGGATGA